From a single Macrobrachium rosenbergii isolate ZJJX-2024 chromosome 9, ASM4041242v1, whole genome shotgun sequence genomic region:
- the LOC136841989 gene encoding uncharacterized protein → MYNLSSSPYESTYSLSSSPFESIYNLSSSPFESIYNLSSSPFESIYNLSSSPFESIYKLSSSPFESIYNLSSSPFESIYNLSSSPFESIHNLSSSPFESIYNLFSSPFESIHNLSSSPFESIYSLSSSPFESTYNLNSSPFESIYNLSSSPSESIYNLFSSPFESIYNLTSSPFESIYNPSSSPFESIYNISSSPFENIYNLSSSPFKSIYSLSSSPFESIYILSSSPFESIYNLSSSPFESIYNLSSSPFESIYNLSSSPFESIYNLSCI, encoded by the coding sequence ATGTACAACCTTTCCTCTTCGCCATATGAAAGCACCTACAGCCTTTCCTCTTCACCATTTGAAAGTATCTACAACCTTTCCTCTTCACCATTTGAAAGTATCTACAACCTTTCCTCTTCACCATTTGAAAGTATCTACAACCTTTCCTCTTCACCATTTGAAAGTATCTACAAGCTTTCCTCTTCACCATTTGAAAGCATCTACAACCTTTCCTCTTCGCCATTTGAAAGCATCTACAACCTTTCCTCTTCGCCATTTGAAAGCATCCACAACCTTTCCTCTTCACCATTTGAAAGCATCTACAACCTTTTCTCTTCGCCATTTGAAAGCATCCACAACCTTTCCTCTTCACCATTTGAAAGCATCTACAGTCTTTCCTCATCGCCATTTGAAAGCACCTACAACCTTAACTCTTCACCGTTTGAAAGCATCTACAACCTTTCCTCTTCACCATCTGAAAGCATCTATAACCTTTTCTCTTCACCATTTGAAAGCATCTACAACCTTACCTCTTCACCATTTGAAAGTATCTACAACCCTTCCTCTTCACCATTTGAAAGCATCTACAACATTTCCTCTTCACCATTTGAAAACATCTACAACCTGTCCTCTTCACCATTTAAAAGCATCTACAGCCTTTCCTCTTCACCATTTGAAAGCATCTAcatcctttcctcttccccattTGAAAGCATCTACAACCTTTCCTCTTCGCCATTTGAAAGCATCTACAACCTTTCTTCTTCACCATTTGAAAGCATCTACAACCTTTCCTCTTCACCATTTGAAAGCATCTACAACCTTTCCTGTATTTGA